In a single window of the Flavobacterium ammoniigenes genome:
- a CDS encoding 1-deoxy-D-xylulose-5-phosphate synthase has product MSNNLLSSINSPTDLRQLDVHQLPQLAQELRDFIIDVVSVKEGHLGASLGVVELTIALHYVFNTPKDCLIWDVGHQAYGHKIVTGRRDIFHTNRQLHGISGFPKRSESEYDAFGVGHSSTSISAALGMAIAANLKGETERQHIAVIGDASIASGMAFEGLNHAGVTDANLLVILNDNAIGIDPSVGALKNYLTAVKEGKNPRQNNMIKSLNFDYSGPIDGHDIQAVIQELERLKKVKGPKFLHIITTKGKGLQQAEENQVQYHAPGKFDANTGNIIPKSDENLAPKYQDVFGETILDLAQKNDNIIGITPAMPTGSSLKLMMDAFPKRAFDVGIAEQHAVTLAAGMATQGMVVFCNIYSTFLQRAYDQVIHDVALQNLPVIFCLDRAGLVGEDGATHHGVFDLAYLRCIPNLIVYSPRNETDLQNILYSAQLGLDHPIAIRYPRGRGQNSRWKSPYQKIAIGKGQCIQEGTQFAVLSNGTIGNNVTQALENLNLPNGIAHFDFPFVKPLDETLLHTIFSKFETVITIEDGVVSGGFGSAILEFAAANNYPSKIQILGVPDEFIEQGTILELQQFCKIDVSSLQSFFQELLNN; this is encoded by the coding sequence ATGTCAAACAATTTACTTTCAAGCATTAACAGTCCTACTGATTTACGTCAACTCGATGTGCATCAGTTGCCGCAATTGGCTCAAGAGTTGCGCGACTTCATTATTGATGTGGTTTCGGTAAAAGAAGGGCATTTAGGCGCTAGCTTGGGAGTAGTAGAATTAACGATTGCTTTGCATTATGTTTTTAACACACCCAAGGATTGTTTGATTTGGGATGTGGGGCATCAAGCCTACGGTCACAAAATAGTGACCGGTCGTAGAGATATTTTTCATACCAACAGACAGCTTCATGGTATTTCTGGTTTTCCAAAACGAAGCGAAAGCGAGTACGATGCTTTTGGTGTAGGCCATTCGTCTACTTCTATTTCTGCCGCTTTGGGAATGGCCATTGCTGCCAATTTGAAAGGTGAGACAGAAAGACAACATATTGCAGTCATTGGCGATGCATCAATAGCTTCGGGAATGGCATTTGAAGGTTTAAATCACGCGGGAGTTACCGATGCCAATTTATTGGTTATTCTAAATGATAATGCGATTGGGATTGATCCCAGTGTGGGAGCCTTGAAAAACTATTTGACAGCAGTCAAAGAGGGAAAAAATCCAAGACAAAACAACATGATTAAGTCCTTGAATTTTGATTATTCAGGACCTATTGACGGGCATGATATTCAAGCGGTAATCCAAGAATTAGAACGACTTAAAAAAGTAAAAGGGCCAAAGTTCCTGCACATCATTACCACCAAAGGAAAAGGACTACAACAAGCAGAAGAAAATCAGGTGCAATACCATGCGCCAGGAAAATTTGACGCCAATACAGGAAATATTATCCCAAAATCAGATGAAAATCTAGCGCCAAAATACCAAGACGTTTTTGGCGAAACTATTTTGGATTTGGCTCAAAAGAATGACAACATCATTGGAATTACGCCAGCTATGCCAACGGGAAGTTCGCTTAAATTGATGATGGATGCTTTTCCAAAACGCGCTTTTGATGTTGGGATTGCCGAACAACATGCGGTTACATTAGCCGCTGGAATGGCTACACAAGGCATGGTCGTTTTTTGTAATATCTATTCTACTTTTTTACAAAGAGCATATGATCAAGTAATTCATGATGTGGCTTTGCAAAATTTGCCTGTAATTTTTTGTTTGGATCGTGCCGGTTTGGTAGGTGAAGACGGCGCTACGCATCATGGCGTTTTTGATTTGGCTTATTTGCGATGTATTCCGAATTTAATAGTTTATTCGCCAAGAAATGAAACAGACTTACAAAATATTTTATACTCGGCTCAACTAGGATTAGATCACCCTATAGCAATTCGTTATCCAAGAGGTCGCGGGCAAAATAGTCGTTGGAAATCACCCTATCAAAAAATAGCTATTGGTAAAGGCCAATGTATACAAGAAGGAACTCAATTTGCTGTTTTATCCAATGGAACCATTGGAAATAATGTAACGCAAGCTTTGGAAAATTTAAATCTTCCAAATGGTATTGCACATTTTGATTTTCCTTTTGTAAAACCATTAGACGAAACGCTTTTACATACTATTTTTTCAAAATTTGAAACGGTTATCACTATTGAAGATGGAGTAGTTAGTGGTGGTTTTGGGAGTGCAATTTTAGAATTTGCGGCTGCAAATAATTACCCTTCTAAAATACAGATACTGGGTGTGCCGGATGAATTTATAGAACAAGGAACTATTTTAGAATTGCAACAATTTTGTAAAATTGACGTTAGTAGTTTGCAAAGTTTTTTTCAAGAACTGCTCAACAATTAA